One window of the Shewanella khirikhana genome contains the following:
- a CDS encoding Maf family protein, whose amino-acid sequence MRPLVLASSSSSRKTLLEKFGLPFSAHAPDVDETPLAGESALQLTERLAIAKAEALIAQSPADALIIGSDQVALIDGQIVGKPLTEDNAIAQLKAQRGKAITFYTALALYDGLTKRTQALVEPFTVHFRDLTDDEIIAYVKAEQPLWCAGSFKSEGLGICLFERLEGRDPNTLVGLPLIALNELLISAGFPVLLAKKC is encoded by the coding sequence ATGCGGCCTCTGGTACTGGCATCCTCCTCTTCATCGCGCAAAACACTGCTTGAAAAATTTGGCCTGCCCTTTTCTGCCCATGCGCCTGATGTCGATGAAACACCGTTGGCGGGGGAATCGGCACTGCAATTGACCGAACGACTCGCTATCGCCAAAGCCGAAGCACTGATTGCCCAGTCCCCTGCCGATGCGCTCATTATCGGCTCCGATCAGGTGGCGCTGATTGATGGCCAAATCGTCGGGAAACCGCTAACGGAAGATAACGCCATCGCCCAGTTAAAAGCACAGCGCGGTAAAGCCATCACCTTTTATACGGCACTGGCGCTGTATGATGGACTCACCAAACGCACCCAGGCATTGGTTGAGCCATTTACCGTGCATTTTCGTGACCTTACTGACGATGAAATCATTGCTTACGTTAAGGCCGAGCAGCCACTTTGGTGTGCAGGCAGCTTTAAATCTGAAGGCCTGGGGATTTGTCTTTTTGAGCGCCTGGAAGGCCGCGACCCCAATACCTTGGTTGGCCTGCCACTGATTGCCCTGAATGAACTGCTGATCAGCGCAGGCTTCCCTGTCTTACTTGCCAAAAAGTGCTAG
- a CDS encoding GGDEF domain-containing protein, with protein MTDIEEALALLAAPCTDDRFFQRALKALALVTQCRWAAFGRPSADMSHIDILWFCDNKQLLPGFSFPIDHSPCEKLYRQKSATHILFARDLQKSFPEFGLVHQIGAQSYQGELILADNGEPLGHILVMDPLPQEENTKSREFFRLLAQRIGVEYRRLLVSRQLNLHKEMIRATRHMMSFVDTDYRYQVVSSGYEITFGRAASELEGKLVAELHGEETFDAHIKPLIDRALAGEVLHTQHWIYPPSPQPPVFVSVHHNPYINENGDITGVIISAHDITAIREAEAQRAYLDAHDPLTGVANRDTLIQHMEAMKQAKVPFGLIYLDISDFSSINHELGRTRADEVLTIVAKRLAGDVSGDDLVTRIAGDEFVVLVCFGSEDDAQVLQQEALISQLSHLEDRLLSRLGQPIRVDGKSYQLKAYSGACLCLNPLDSIDDELARVEKEIDLAKTSLDRQAR; from the coding sequence ATGACGGATATCGAAGAAGCGTTGGCGTTACTGGCAGCACCCTGCACAGATGATCGTTTCTTTCAGCGAGCCCTGAAGGCGCTGGCGTTGGTAACCCAATGCCGCTGGGCAGCCTTTGGCCGACCTTCCGCCGATATGTCCCACATCGACATTCTCTGGTTTTGTGACAATAAACAGCTGTTGCCCGGCTTCAGCTTTCCCATCGACCACAGCCCCTGTGAAAAACTCTATCGGCAGAAATCTGCCACCCACATTCTGTTTGCCCGAGATCTGCAAAAAAGTTTCCCTGAATTTGGTCTGGTGCACCAAATAGGCGCCCAAAGCTATCAGGGTGAGCTGATATTGGCAGATAACGGCGAGCCCCTTGGCCATATTCTGGTAATGGATCCCCTGCCCCAGGAAGAAAACACCAAGTCGCGGGAGTTTTTCCGCCTGCTGGCACAGCGCATTGGTGTTGAGTATCGGCGTCTGCTGGTGTCACGCCAGCTTAACCTGCATAAGGAAATGATACGAGCCACCCGCCATATGATGTCCTTTGTGGATACCGACTACCGTTATCAGGTGGTGTCGAGCGGCTATGAAATCACCTTTGGTAGAGCTGCCAGCGAGCTTGAAGGAAAACTGGTGGCCGAACTTCACGGCGAAGAAACCTTTGATGCACATATCAAGCCTTTGATTGACAGGGCGCTTGCCGGAGAAGTGCTGCACACCCAGCACTGGATATATCCACCCTCTCCTCAGCCGCCGGTATTCGTGAGCGTGCACCATAACCCTTACATCAATGAAAACGGTGACATCACCGGGGTGATTATCTCGGCCCACGATATAACGGCCATTCGGGAAGCCGAAGCCCAGCGCGCCTATCTGGACGCCCACGATCCGCTGACCGGTGTCGCCAACCGCGATACCCTCATCCAGCATATGGAAGCGATGAAACAGGCCAAGGTGCCATTTGGGCTGATTTATCTGGATATCAGCGACTTCTCGTCTATCAATCACGAACTTGGACGCACCAGAGCCGATGAAGTGTTAACCATAGTGGCCAAGCGGCTGGCAGGGGATGTCAGCGGTGACGATCTGGTGACCCGTATCGCCGGCGATGAGTTTGTGGTGCTGGTGTGCTTTGGCAGTGAAGACGATGCCCAGGTTCTGCAGCAGGAAGCGCTGATAAGCCAGCTGTCGCATCTGGAAGACCGGCTTTTAAGCCGCCTTGGGCAGCCCATCAGGGTCGATGGCAAAAGTTATCAGCTCAAAGCCTATAGCGGCGCCTGTCTGTGCCTGAATCCACTGGACAGCATTGACGATGAACTCGCCCGGGTAGAAAAAGAAATCGACCTCGCCAAAACGAGTCTGGATCGCCAGGCCCGTTAA
- a CDS encoding HAD-IIIA family hydrolase, producing MQKFDLIIFDWDGTLMNSIGKIVDCMQALARELEIAVPSEKAVRDVIGLSMPEAMRALFPNESDATRHSWIDKYRAHYLIFNATPSPLYEGVPELLTELQGRGKQLAIATGKARAGLNRILEETGLGPRFHASRCADETQSKPHPQMLHELLAELDVAPERAVMIGDSAFDLQMANNAGMSSIGVDYGTHDRQTLLAASPLAIVSNPLALLDHL from the coding sequence ATGCAGAAATTCGACCTGATTATTTTCGACTGGGATGGCACCCTGATGAATTCCATCGGAAAAATCGTCGACTGCATGCAGGCGCTGGCGAGGGAACTCGAGATTGCAGTTCCCTCAGAAAAAGCAGTGCGGGATGTGATTGGCCTGTCGATGCCGGAGGCCATGCGCGCTTTGTTCCCCAATGAGTCGGATGCTACCCGGCACAGCTGGATTGATAAGTACCGTGCCCACTATCTGATTTTCAACGCCACGCCGAGCCCACTATACGAGGGTGTGCCTGAGCTGCTTACCGAGCTTCAAGGCCGGGGCAAGCAGCTTGCTATTGCCACCGGCAAGGCCAGGGCCGGGTTAAACCGCATCCTCGAGGAAACCGGTCTTGGGCCGCGATTCCATGCCAGCCGCTGCGCCGATGAAACCCAAAGTAAGCCCCACCCACAAATGTTGCATGAACTGCTGGCTGAGCTGGATGTGGCTCCGGAGCGAGCGGTGATGATTGGCGATTCGGCGTTCGATTTGCAGATGGCGAATAACGCCGGTATGTCGTCCATTGGGGTGGATTACGGCACCCATGACAGACAAACTCTGCTGGCGGCATCTCCTCTTGCTATCGTTTCAAACCCCTTGGCACTGCTGGACCATCTTTGA
- the rluC gene encoding 23S rRNA pseudouridine(955/2504/2580) synthase RluC, which yields MNKDTSPTQVQFISIDEDGAGQRIDNFLLARLKGVPKSMIYRIVRKGEVRVNKKRVKPEYKLEAGDEVRVPPVRVAEKDYRTAPSANLNRVAQLEERILFEDKHIIVLNKPAGIAVHGGSGVDYGVIESLRALRPTCKFMELVHRLDRDTSGVLLIAKKRKALRHLHEQLRQKTMHKQYQALVRGQWQEHDRVVKAPLLKITLKSGERIVRVNSEGKPSETRFKVLGRFEGATLVEASPVTGRTHQIRVHCQYQGHPIACDEKYSEQKFDDSMRAKGLSRLFLHAAQLTFTHPDTEVEMSVQAPLDDELVNLLSNLETLK from the coding sequence ATGAATAAAGACACTTCCCCAACCCAGGTTCAGTTTATCAGCATCGACGAAGACGGTGCCGGTCAGCGTATTGATAATTTCCTGCTTGCCAGGCTCAAGGGCGTGCCCAAGAGCATGATTTACCGCATCGTCCGTAAAGGCGAGGTGCGGGTAAACAAAAAGCGGGTCAAGCCCGAGTACAAATTGGAAGCGGGTGATGAGGTGCGGGTGCCGCCGGTACGTGTGGCCGAAAAAGATTACCGCACTGCACCATCGGCCAACCTTAACCGGGTGGCGCAGCTGGAAGAACGCATTCTGTTTGAAGACAAGCACATCATAGTGCTGAACAAACCTGCCGGTATTGCCGTGCATGGTGGCAGCGGTGTGGATTACGGGGTGATTGAATCCCTGCGAGCCTTGCGACCCACCTGCAAATTTATGGAACTGGTGCACCGGCTTGACCGTGATACCAGCGGCGTGCTGCTGATTGCGAAAAAGCGCAAGGCGCTGCGTCATCTGCACGAGCAGCTCAGACAAAAGACTATGCACAAGCAATATCAGGCGCTGGTGCGTGGTCAGTGGCAGGAGCATGACCGTGTGGTCAAGGCGCCGCTGCTCAAGATCACTCTCAAATCCGGTGAGCGCATAGTCAGGGTCAACAGCGAAGGCAAGCCCAGTGAGACCCGCTTTAAGGTACTCGGCCGCTTTGAGGGTGCCACCCTGGTGGAGGCAAGCCCGGTGACCGGGCGTACCCACCAGATCCGGGTTCATTGTCAGTATCAGGGCCATCCTATTGCCTGTGATGAAAAATACAGTGAGCAGAAGTTTGATGACAGCATGCGTGCCAAGGGCCTTAGCCGCCTGTTTTTGCACGCGGCTCAGCTGACCTTCACCCATCCGGATACTGAAGTGGAAATGTCAGTGCAGGCACCGCTCGATGACGAGCTGGTTAATCTGCTCAGCAATTTGGAGACACTCAAATAA
- the rne gene encoding ribonuclease E, which translates to MKRMLINATQSEELRVALVDGQQLYDLDIESPGHEQKKANIYKGKITRVEPSLEAAFVDYGAERHGFLPLKEIAREYFPKGYSFQGRPNIKEVVSEGQEVIVQIDKEERGNKGAALTTFISLAGSYLVLMPNNPRAGGISRRIEGDERTELKEAMADLEVPNGMGLIVRTAGVGKDAAELQWDLKVLLRHWDAIKEASEAHPAPLLIHQESNVIVRAIRDYLRRDVGEILIDHPKIYEQAKQHIATVRPDFVERVKQYKAEVPLFTHYQIESQIESAFQREVRLPSGGSIVIDPTEAMTSIDINSARATKGGDIEETALNTNLEAADEIARQLRLRDLGGLIVIDFIDMTPVRHQREVENRLRDAVHQDRARVQLGRISRFGLMEMSRQRLRPSLEESAAHICPRCHGQGTIRGTESLALSILRLMEEEAIKDNTSQVEAIVPVDVAAFLLNEKRKAIRIIEQRHEVEVYVIPDPHMMTPEYKVIRHRKDDEIEEASYKRVEKPEAKLYEPRKLERAQAPEPVLKGFSAPTESAPVAKPAVKEEKAKEEAKPGFFARLFAAIGSLFGGSEEQESEKKPAAKSGRPQNTRSRNRRGDRRDDSRREDGDKRRSDNKNRRDRNKPEQAAADKPARDKAREEKPRRERAPKREKPEAVEAVAADEALEPKQEVVRERRQRRNMRRKVRLDDGSATEVAANTVEADEALAATAAQTEVAVESTAADKTEAKADDKPSRGRRQSRKPKAEDKVENADASEAADAVEAQDAAPAEAASDLAAKADVKAADAEAIVADEVQDDSADDVEGEDKPRRDGRDGQRRSRRSPRHLRAAGQRRRRDEQEQQTGAEGTELTQAELDLPQADAPAAPVTEESVTQEAVAQEAVAEAVTQESVLEKAEETADVVIVNDTPKAEAPVAEAEVTKAPVAEAEVAAAPVEAAAEVSESAPVAEAPVAAPVETVVEKAVEAKAIDTQVVEAQVVEAAVEATSTEPKTTEPKATEPKAADKVTSAAPMAKPAAVMPARAKPVEKPAADIAVSKAPAAPARPAGSRFGSMVNSEMTKPTVEAREQVATPKGREYDAAEASSAKVQSSNSAGSDMARP; encoded by the coding sequence ATGAAACGTATGCTGATTAACGCAACTCAATCTGAAGAGTTGCGCGTTGCCCTAGTTGATGGGCAACAACTCTATGATTTGGATATTGAAAGCCCAGGTCACGAACAGAAAAAAGCCAACATCTACAAGGGTAAAATCACCCGCGTAGAACCCTCTCTCGAAGCCGCTTTCGTAGATTACGGTGCCGAGCGTCATGGCTTCCTGCCCCTTAAAGAAATCGCCCGCGAATACTTCCCCAAAGGTTATTCCTTCCAGGGCCGCCCCAACATCAAAGAGGTGGTGAGCGAAGGTCAGGAAGTGATTGTTCAGATTGATAAAGAAGAACGTGGCAACAAGGGCGCAGCCCTGACCACCTTTATCAGCCTGGCGGGCTCTTACCTGGTGCTGATGCCAAACAACCCACGTGCCGGTGGTATTTCCCGCCGTATCGAGGGCGATGAGCGCACCGAACTCAAAGAAGCCATGGCCGATCTGGAAGTACCAAACGGCATGGGCCTGATTGTGCGTACCGCCGGTGTGGGCAAAGATGCCGCCGAGCTGCAGTGGGACCTTAAAGTGCTGCTGCGTCACTGGGACGCCATCAAAGAAGCCTCTGAAGCGCACCCTGCTCCGCTGCTTATCCATCAGGAAAGCAACGTCATAGTACGTGCCATTCGCGACTATCTGCGCCGCGATGTTGGCGAAATCCTGATTGACCATCCAAAAATTTACGAACAGGCCAAGCAGCACATTGCTACCGTTCGTCCTGACTTTGTTGAGCGCGTGAAACAGTACAAGGCCGAAGTGCCACTGTTCACCCACTATCAGATTGAATCGCAAATTGAATCTGCCTTCCAGCGTGAAGTGCGTCTGCCTTCCGGCGGCTCGATTGTTATCGACCCAACTGAAGCCATGACCTCAATCGATATCAACTCTGCCCGTGCCACCAAGGGCGGCGATATCGAAGAAACCGCACTGAACACCAACCTGGAAGCCGCCGATGAAATCGCCCGCCAGCTGCGTCTTCGTGACCTCGGTGGTCTGATTGTTATCGACTTTATCGACATGACACCGGTTCGCCATCAGCGCGAAGTGGAAAACCGTCTGCGTGATGCGGTGCATCAGGACCGTGCCCGCGTACAGCTGGGCCGCATCAGCCGCTTTGGTCTGATGGAAATGTCCCGTCAGCGTCTGCGCCCTTCACTGGAAGAGTCTGCCGCCCACATCTGCCCACGCTGTCATGGTCAGGGCACCATCCGTGGTACCGAGTCGCTGGCACTGTCTATCCTGCGTCTGATGGAAGAAGAAGCCATCAAGGACAACACCTCTCAGGTTGAAGCCATTGTGCCTGTGGATGTGGCCGCCTTCCTGCTGAACGAAAAGCGTAAAGCCATTCGTATCATCGAGCAGCGCCACGAGGTTGAAGTGTACGTGATCCCGGATCCGCACATGATGACCCCAGAGTACAAGGTTATTCGTCATCGCAAGGACGATGAAATCGAAGAAGCCAGCTACAAGCGTGTGGAAAAGCCTGAAGCCAAGCTGTACGAGCCACGTAAGCTTGAGCGCGCACAGGCGCCTGAGCCAGTGCTGAAGGGCTTCTCTGCCCCAACTGAAAGTGCACCGGTTGCCAAGCCTGCTGTTAAAGAAGAAAAGGCCAAAGAAGAAGCCAAGCCAGGTTTCTTTGCCCGCCTGTTTGCCGCCATTGGTTCTCTGTTTGGTGGCAGCGAAGAGCAGGAAAGCGAGAAAAAGCCAGCGGCCAAGTCAGGCCGTCCGCAAAATACCCGCAGCCGTAACCGCCGTGGTGATCGCCGTGACGACAGCCGCCGTGAAGATGGCGACAAGCGCCGCAGCGACAACAAAAATCGCCGTGATCGCAACAAGCCTGAACAAGCAGCTGCCGACAAGCCAGCCCGTGACAAGGCCCGTGAAGAAAAGCCAAGACGTGAACGCGCGCCCAAGCGTGAAAAACCAGAAGCCGTTGAAGCTGTAGCCGCCGATGAAGCGCTGGAGCCAAAACAGGAAGTGGTTCGTGAGCGTCGTCAGCGCCGCAACATGCGCCGCAAGGTTCGTCTCGATGACGGTAGCGCCACTGAAGTCGCTGCTAACACCGTTGAAGCCGACGAAGCTCTGGCCGCGACTGCAGCCCAGACCGAAGTGGCTGTTGAATCCACCGCTGCCGACAAGACCGAAGCCAAAGCCGATGACAAACCAAGCCGTGGCCGTCGTCAAAGCCGTAAGCCAAAGGCTGAAGACAAGGTTGAAAACGCAGACGCCAGCGAAGCCGCTGACGCAGTAGAAGCTCAGGATGCCGCCCCGGCAGAAGCCGCCAGCGACCTGGCAGCCAAAGCAGACGTAAAGGCAGCTGACGCAGAAGCAATCGTTGCCGATGAAGTTCAGGACGATTCTGCTGATGACGTTGAAGGCGAAGACAAGCCACGCCGCGATGGTCGTGACGGTCAGCGTCGCAGCCGCCGCAGCCCACGCCATCTGCGTGCTGCTGGTCAGCGCCGTCGCCGTGACGAGCAGGAGCAGCAAACCGGTGCCGAAGGTACTGAGTTGACTCAGGCCGAACTGGATCTGCCACAGGCCGATGCACCGGCCGCCCCAGTAACTGAAGAGTCAGTTACTCAGGAAGCAGTAGCTCAAGAAGCGGTAGCTGAAGCCGTTACTCAGGAAAGCGTGCTCGAAAAGGCTGAAGAAACTGCCGATGTGGTAATCGTTAACGATACCCCTAAAGCAGAAGCCCCAGTTGCCGAGGCTGAAGTTACCAAAGCCCCTGTAGCCGAAGCCGAAGTTGCCGCCGCGCCGGTAGAGGCCGCGGCTGAGGTTAGTGAAAGTGCTCCTGTTGCCGAAGCGCCAGTTGCTGCTCCGGTAGAGACTGTGGTTGAAAAAGCGGTTGAAGCAAAGGCGATTGACACACAAGTTGTGGAAGCTCAGGTTGTCGAAGCCGCTGTTGAAGCTACATCCACTGAACCCAAAACCACTGAGCCAAAAGCCACTGAACCAAAAGCTGCAGACAAAGTAACTTCCGCAGCCCCAATGGCTAAACCCGCTGCAGTGATGCCAGCCCGTGCCAAGCCGGTTGAAAAGCCCGCGGCTGACATCGCCGTGAGCAAAGCGCCCGCCGCACCGGCCCGCCCTGCCGGCAGCCGCTTCGGCAGCATGGTCAACTCTGAGATGACCAAGCCAACCGTTGAGGCCCGCGAACAGGTAGCGACTCCTAAGGGTCGTGAGTACGATGCCGCCGAAGCCAGCAGCGCCAAGGTCCAAAGCAGCAACAGTGCTGGCTCAGATATGGCTCGCCCATAA
- a CDS encoding SulP family inorganic anion transporter has protein sequence MFELIRHKTASHKADLLSGLTVALALVPEAVAFAFVAGVEPMVGLYAAFIMGLVTAVIGGRPGMISGATGAMAVVMVALVATHGVQYLFAAVVLAGLLQVAAGIFKLGKFIRIVPYPVMIGFVNGLAIVIFLAQLGQFKVPGDNGELTWLTGDGLYLMLGLVALTMAIIHFLPKITTAIPSSLAAILTVTGLVVFFELNTRTVVDFLKTMSGDDNATIAGSLPTFAIPEVPFTWETLQIILPYSVILAAVGLIESLLTLTVLDEMTGTRGRGNKECVGQGVGNITSGFFGAMGGCAMIGQSMININSGGRGRLSGITAALALLAFILFGAAFIEIIPLAALVGVMFMVVLGTFEWASFKVMRKVPKHDAFVIVLVTTVTVFTDLAVAVFVGVIVSALVFAWEHAKHISARTEINANGSKVYHLTGPLFFGSVSHFLELFDANNDPKDVIVDFGQSRVADHSALDAIDTLAERYNAQGKTLHLVHLSEDCKALLAKAGDLVEVNLMEDPHYRVADDKLD, from the coding sequence ATGTTCGAGCTTATTCGTCACAAAACCGCCAGCCACAAGGCGGATCTCCTGTCAGGACTCACTGTAGCCCTGGCACTGGTTCCAGAGGCTGTTGCCTTCGCCTTTGTTGCCGGAGTGGAGCCTATGGTTGGTCTTTATGCCGCCTTTATCATGGGCCTGGTTACTGCCGTGATTGGTGGTCGCCCAGGCATGATTTCCGGCGCAACAGGCGCCATGGCCGTGGTGATGGTGGCGCTGGTTGCCACCCATGGGGTGCAGTATCTGTTTGCCGCCGTGGTGCTGGCGGGTTTGCTGCAGGTGGCCGCCGGGATATTTAAGCTGGGTAAATTTATCCGCATCGTGCCTTATCCGGTCATGATTGGCTTTGTGAATGGTCTGGCGATTGTGATTTTCCTGGCGCAGCTGGGGCAATTCAAGGTGCCCGGCGACAATGGCGAGCTCACTTGGCTAACCGGCGACGGCCTGTATCTGATGCTGGGTCTGGTAGCGCTGACCATGGCGATTATTCATTTCCTGCCCAAAATTACCACCGCCATTCCATCCTCTCTGGCTGCCATTCTGACGGTGACCGGCCTGGTGGTGTTTTTTGAGCTCAATACCCGCACCGTGGTCGACTTCCTCAAAACCATGAGTGGCGATGACAACGCCACTATCGCAGGTTCGCTGCCAACCTTTGCCATACCAGAAGTGCCCTTTACCTGGGAAACCTTACAAATCATCCTGCCCTACTCGGTTATTCTGGCAGCCGTTGGCTTGATTGAATCGCTGCTGACGCTGACTGTACTCGATGAAATGACCGGCACCCGTGGCCGCGGCAACAAGGAATGTGTCGGTCAGGGCGTGGGCAACATCACCAGCGGCTTCTTCGGCGCCATGGGTGGCTGCGCCATGATTGGTCAGTCGATGATTAACATCAATTCCGGCGGCCGTGGTCGTCTGTCGGGGATCACCGCCGCGCTGGCACTGCTGGCCTTTATTCTGTTTGGCGCTGCCTTTATCGAAATCATCCCACTGGCCGCACTGGTCGGGGTGATGTTTATGGTGGTCCTCGGCACCTTTGAATGGGCAAGCTTTAAAGTGATGCGCAAGGTGCCAAAGCACGATGCCTTTGTGATTGTGCTGGTGACCACTGTGACCGTGTTTACCGATCTGGCTGTCGCCGTGTTTGTGGGCGTAATTGTCTCAGCGCTGGTATTTGCCTGGGAGCATGCCAAACACATCAGTGCCCGCACCGAAATCAATGCCAATGGCAGTAAGGTTTACCATCTCACCGGGCCGCTGTTCTTTGGCTCTGTGTCGCACTTCCTTGAGCTTTTCGATGCCAACAACGACCCCAAAGACGTGATAGTGGACTTCGGCCAGTCACGGGTTGCTGACCACTCGGCGCTGGATGCCATCGATACCCTGGCTGAGCGTTACAACGCCCAGGGCAAGACCCTGCATCTGGTGCACCTCAGTGAAGACTGTAAAGCGCTGCTGGCGAAGGCCGGCGATCTGGTGGAAGTGAATTTAATGGAAGACCCGCACTACCGGGTTGCCGACGACAAGCTCGATTAG
- a CDS encoding bifunctional methionine sulfoxide reductase B/A protein has protein sequence MRTLTDFEKYVIEEKGTERPFSGEYYRHDAPGVYCCKKCDAPLYLSEHKFPAHCGWPAFDDEIPGAVTRHMDADGRRTEIVCSGCGGHLGHVFEGEYLTEKNLRHCVNSVSMVFKSREESEKGDDAMNNTNSAFTTFGAGCFWCVEAIFSALNGVISVKPGYAGGNAADADYKKVCGGGTGHAEVVHIEYQPELVSFETLLEVFFQSHDPTTLNRQGNDVGTQYRSVVFAHNEAQAEAAAKAIKALTDAGAFSDPIVTEVVAFDEFYPAEDYHHDYFARNGEQRYCALVVKPKVEKFKKAFASLLK, from the coding sequence ATGAGAACACTGACCGACTTTGAAAAATATGTCATCGAAGAGAAGGGCACAGAACGGCCTTTCAGCGGCGAGTATTATCGCCACGATGCGCCGGGAGTGTATTGCTGTAAGAAGTGTGACGCTCCGCTGTACCTGTCTGAGCATAAGTTCCCGGCACACTGCGGCTGGCCTGCGTTTGATGATGAAATCCCGGGCGCGGTAACCCGTCATATGGATGCTGACGGCAGGCGTACTGAAATTGTCTGCTCCGGCTGTGGCGGCCATTTGGGGCACGTATTTGAAGGCGAATACCTGACCGAGAAAAACCTGCGCCACTGCGTCAACTCGGTATCCATGGTGTTTAAAAGCCGCGAAGAGTCAGAGAAAGGAGACGATGCCATGAATAACACAAACTCTGCTTTTACCACCTTTGGAGCTGGCTGCTTTTGGTGTGTGGAAGCTATCTTCTCGGCCCTGAATGGCGTTATCAGTGTTAAGCCGGGCTATGCCGGTGGCAATGCCGCCGATGCCGATTATAAGAAAGTGTGCGGGGGTGGTACTGGCCATGCGGAAGTGGTGCATATTGAGTATCAGCCCGAGCTTGTGAGCTTTGAGACGCTGCTGGAAGTCTTCTTCCAAAGCCATGACCCAACCACGCTGAATCGTCAGGGCAATGATGTGGGTACCCAATACCGGTCTGTGGTATTTGCCCACAATGAAGCTCAGGCAGAGGCGGCAGCCAAGGCTATTAAGGCGCTGACGGACGCAGGCGCGTTCAGCGATCCGATTGTCACCGAAGTGGTTGCCTTCGATGAGTTTTATCCCGCTGAGGATTATCACCACGACTACTTTGCCCGTAACGGCGAGCAAAGGTACTGCGCTTTGGTGGTCAAGCCCAAGGTGGAGAAGTTTAAGAAGGCGTTCGCGTCACTGCTTAAATAG
- a CDS encoding isopenicillin N synthase family dioxygenase — protein sequence MKLETIDYRAPDAAAKFVASLRETGFGVLSNHPIQQSLVEDIYAQWYAFFKEGDKDAFLFKPETQDGFFPAEVSETAKGHSVKDIKEYYHVYPWGRIPDSLRDKILAYYDNANALAAELLGWIEEHSPDDVKALFNEPLPKMIENSHKTLLRVLHYPPMTGSEEPGAIRAAAHEDINLITVLPAANEPGLQVKAKDGTWLDVPSDFGNLIINIGDMLQEASGGYFPSTSHRVINPEGMDKTKSRISLPLFLHPRPDVVLSERYTADSYLMERLRELGVI from the coding sequence ATGAAATTGGAAACTATCGATTACCGCGCGCCCGACGCCGCGGCAAAATTTGTGGCCTCATTGCGGGAAACCGGCTTTGGTGTGCTCTCTAACCATCCTATCCAGCAGTCTCTGGTGGAAGACATCTACGCCCAGTGGTATGCCTTCTTCAAAGAAGGCGACAAGGACGCCTTCCTGTTCAAACCGGAAACTCAGGATGGCTTCTTCCCGGCTGAAGTCTCTGAAACCGCTAAGGGTCACAGCGTTAAAGACATCAAGGAGTACTACCACGTCTATCCCTGGGGTCGTATTCCTGACAGCCTGCGCGACAAGATCCTGGCCTACTACGATAACGCCAATGCCCTGGCGGCCGAGCTGCTGGGCTGGATTGAAGAGCACAGCCCGGACGATGTCAAAGCGCTGTTTAACGAGCCTTTGCCAAAGATGATTGAAAACAGTCATAAAACGCTGCTTCGTGTGCTGCACTACCCGCCGATGACCGGCAGTGAAGAGCCAGGCGCTATCCGCGCCGCTGCCCACGAAGATATCAACCTTATCACTGTGCTGCCTGCCGCCAACGAGCCAGGCTTGCAGGTGAAGGCAAAAGACGGTACCTGGCTTGATGTACCTTCTGATTTTGGCAACCTTATCATCAACATCGGTGATATGTTGCAGGAAGCTTCCGGCGGTTACTTCCCGTCAACCTCTCACCGGGTAATTAACCCTGAAGGCATGGATAAAACCAAGTCGCGGATTTCGCTGCCACTGTTCCTGCACCCGCGTCCGGATGTGGTGCTGTCTGAGCGCTATACCGCCGACAGCTACCTGATGGAGCGTCTGCGCGAGCTTGGCGTGATCTGA